A single region of the Actinomycetota bacterium genome encodes:
- a CDS encoding sulfotransferase, which produces MTGSPVFVVGCARSGTTMLRAMLDAHPMLAIPPESHFITSMWAVRRRYGRAGAVDAERMAADVIRTYRFGEWGIDAETVLRGVRALDRPSFAAVIDAVFMAYAAEKGKERWGDKTPNYALDVGLLAEIFPGGRFVHLVRDGRDVALSLLQMPWWPNTLAEAAQVWSHWTLAARRAGRTLGPERYLEVHYEDLVDEPERELRRICDLAGLLYAPEMLSYPDRASGNGVPAYHRNAQGAPVKGLRDWTRDMTKEDVALFEALAGAQIRAMGYEPAFERVPRGARLRAGTARVITAVSREMREARVRTALAVRRDVLPPPRRW; this is translated from the coding sequence ATGACGGGCTCTCCGGTGTTCGTGGTGGGATGCGCGCGGTCGGGGACGACCATGCTCCGCGCGATGCTCGACGCGCACCCGATGCTCGCCATCCCGCCTGAGTCGCATTTCATCACGTCGATGTGGGCGGTTCGCCGTCGGTACGGACGGGCGGGCGCGGTCGATGCGGAGCGCATGGCGGCCGACGTGATCCGCACGTACCGCTTCGGCGAATGGGGGATCGACGCCGAGACGGTTCTGCGCGGTGTGCGCGCCCTCGACCGGCCGTCCTTCGCTGCGGTGATCGACGCGGTTTTCATGGCGTACGCCGCCGAGAAGGGCAAGGAGCGCTGGGGGGACAAGACCCCGAACTACGCGCTCGACGTGGGGTTGCTGGCGGAGATCTTCCCGGGCGGACGGTTCGTGCACCTCGTGCGGGACGGCCGGGACGTCGCGCTCTCCTTGCTGCAGATGCCGTGGTGGCCGAATACGCTCGCCGAGGCGGCGCAGGTGTGGTCTCACTGGACGCTGGCCGCGCGGCGCGCCGGCCGCACGCTCGGGCCCGAGCGGTACCTCGAGGTCCACTACGAGGACCTGGTCGACGAGCCCGAGCGCGAGCTCCGGCGGATCTGCGACCTGGCAGGACTGCTCTACGCGCCGGAGATGCTCTCGTACCCGGATCGGGCTTCGGGCAACGGCGTTCCCGCCTACCATCGCAACGCGCAGGGGGCGCCGGTGAAAGGGCTTCGCGACTGGACGCGCGACATGACGAAGGAGGACGTCGCGCTGTTCGAAGCGCTCGCAGGCGCGCAGATCCGCGCGATGGGATACGAGCCCGCCTTCGAGCGGGTTCCGCGAGGCGCCCGGCTCCGCGCCGGCACGGCACGCGTGATCACCGCCGTCTCCCGTGAGATGCGCGAGGCCCGCGTTCGGACCGCGCTCGCGGTTCGCCGCGACGTGCTGCCTCCGCCGCGGAGATGGTGA
- a CDS encoding glycosyltransferase family 4 protein: MKRRRRSGERLRVVHITTIDLTLWYMLRPQLRRLAAEGYEVSAISAPGACVPLLEAEGIRHIPWHAATRGWSLGADLRAFFELYRILRRERFDIVHTHNPKPGVLGRVAARLAGVPCVVNTQHGLYAMPEDRPARKGAVLGIEWIAARFSDSELFQSAEDRAWAARLRIARPPKGRLLGNGIDLTLFDPEAVPTERIERLREELGIPAGKVVVGAVGRMVAEKGYRELFEAAAAVRADHPEAVFLVVGGSDPEKWDSIPPDEMTRAREHTIFAGHRDDVRDLMALMDVFVLASWREGLPRSAIEAAAMARPLVLTDIRGCREVVRDGIEGFLVPPRNAKHLAAAIEKLVADEGLRAKLGSAARTRAVEWFDERRVEEIIVREYRRVLSEKGMASVPLEGGFTVRLARRSDIPTLARLHRETVPSAFLPKLGDRFMRQLYRALLSDPNASVAVVEDEGGRVVAMASGADSVPAFYKRFFRRYGIPAAITAAPKLIRPVALKRALETARFPKSAQKFPDAEIFVWGVDRTVRARGLGVAVLDEATRDMGRRGVPEARGIVYAENERARKVLEDSGWRIVGEISVHAGRTSVVVVRPCPS, from the coding sequence ATGAAGCGCCGGCGCCGCTCCGGTGAGCGCCTGCGCGTCGTCCACATCACCACCATCGACCTGACCCTGTGGTACATGCTCCGCCCGCAGTTGCGCCGGCTGGCCGCGGAGGGGTACGAGGTGAGCGCGATCAGCGCACCCGGCGCCTGCGTTCCGTTGCTGGAAGCCGAGGGGATCCGCCACATCCCCTGGCACGCGGCGACCCGGGGGTGGAGCCTCGGCGCAGACCTGCGCGCCTTCTTCGAGCTCTACCGGATCCTGCGCCGAGAGCGCTTCGACATCGTGCACACGCACAACCCGAAGCCCGGGGTCCTCGGCCGGGTCGCGGCGCGCCTCGCCGGCGTGCCGTGCGTGGTCAACACACAGCATGGGCTCTACGCGATGCCGGAGGACCGGCCGGCGCGCAAAGGCGCCGTGCTCGGTATCGAGTGGATCGCGGCGCGCTTCTCCGATTCGGAGTTGTTCCAGAGCGCGGAGGACCGCGCGTGGGCGGCCCGCCTGCGGATCGCACGGCCGCCGAAGGGAAGGCTGCTCGGCAACGGGATCGATCTGACGCTCTTCGATCCGGAGGCGGTGCCCACGGAGCGGATCGAGCGGCTGCGGGAGGAGCTCGGCATCCCGGCGGGAAAGGTCGTCGTCGGTGCCGTCGGCCGGATGGTGGCCGAGAAGGGCTATCGGGAGCTGTTCGAGGCGGCGGCGGCGGTTCGGGCGGATCATCCGGAAGCGGTGTTCCTGGTCGTGGGCGGATCCGATCCCGAGAAGTGGGACTCGATACCGCCCGACGAGATGACGCGGGCGCGCGAGCACACCATCTTCGCCGGCCATCGTGATGACGTCCGGGACCTAATGGCGCTCATGGACGTCTTCGTGCTGGCGTCGTGGCGCGAGGGTCTGCCCCGGTCGGCGATCGAGGCCGCTGCAATGGCGAGGCCTCTCGTTCTCACCGACATACGAGGCTGCCGGGAGGTCGTGCGCGACGGGATCGAAGGGTTCCTGGTCCCGCCACGGAACGCGAAGCACCTCGCCGCAGCGATCGAGAAGCTGGTCGCCGACGAGGGGCTCCGAGCCAAGCTCGGTTCCGCCGCCCGCACCCGCGCCGTCGAATGGTTCGACGAGCGAAGAGTTGAGGAGATCATCGTGCGTGAGTACCGACGAGTGCTTTCCGAGAAAGGCATGGCCTCGGTTCCGCTCGAAGGGGGTTTCACCGTCCGCTTGGCCCGCCGGTCCGACATCCCGACGCTCGCTCGTCTCCACCGCGAAACGGTTCCGTCCGCCTTCCTCCCGAAGCTGGGGGACCGTTTCATGCGCCAGCTGTACCGGGCGCTCCTGAGCGACCCCAACGCCAGCGTTGCGGTCGTCGAGGACGAGGGAGGGCGCGTCGTCGCGATGGCCTCGGGAGCGGACTCCGTTCCGGCCTTCTACAAGCGGTTCTTCCGGCGGTACGGGATCCCGGCCGCGATCACGGCGGCTCCGAAGCTGATCCGGCCGGTGGCCCTCAAGCGCGCACTGGAGACGGCGCGCTTCCCGAAGAGCGCCCAGAAGTTCCCCGATGCCGAGATATTCGTCTGGGGCGTCGATCGGACCGTCCGGGCTCGTGGTTTGGGTGTGGCGGTGCTGGACGAGGCCACCCGCGACATGGGCCGCCGTGGCGTCCCCGAGGCGCGCGGGATCGTCTACGCCGAGAACGAACGCGCCCGTAAGGTGCTCGAGGACTCCGGCTGGCGCATCGTCGGCGAAATCAGCGTGCACGCCGGCCGGACGAGCGTGGTGGTTGTGCGGCCATGTCCTTCGTAG
- a CDS encoding polysaccharide deacetylase family protein: protein MLATLVRRSAKAAVLPAGLFTRRRPGDVVVLLYHRLGDDGSEIELSVAAFERHLARLTERDRPRSLEQALGGDGGVVVTFDDGTLDFHSHALPLLVRYKVPALLYLATGGVNTAAADSLTWEHLAEAVATGLVTIGSHTHGHTDLSVATEEVADDEMRRSQGLIEDRLGVGCRHFAYPWGIGSPEADRAARRLFTTAALDGWRVNRAGAVDPYRLARIPILRSDGQMFFRAKVRGRLNGEAFLYRAARRGPWRPK, encoded by the coding sequence GTGCTCGCCACTCTTGTTCGTCGTTCCGCGAAGGCGGCCGTCCTGCCGGCAGGATTGTTCACGCGCCGCCGGCCCGGCGATGTCGTCGTGTTGCTGTATCACCGACTGGGCGACGATGGGTCCGAGATCGAGCTGTCCGTCGCGGCTTTCGAGCGGCATCTGGCGAGGCTGACGGAGCGGGACCGTCCGCGTTCGCTCGAGCAGGCGCTCGGCGGCGACGGCGGGGTCGTCGTGACCTTCGACGACGGAACGCTCGACTTCCATTCCCACGCCCTGCCGCTCCTCGTGCGTTACAAGGTGCCGGCGCTGCTGTACCTCGCGACCGGAGGAGTGAACACGGCGGCGGCGGATTCGCTCACGTGGGAGCATCTCGCCGAAGCGGTCGCGACCGGTCTGGTGACCATCGGATCTCACACGCACGGTCACACCGATCTGTCGGTCGCCACCGAGGAGGTGGCGGACGACGAGATGCGGCGTTCGCAAGGGCTGATCGAGGACCGGCTGGGCGTCGGATGCCGCCACTTCGCGTACCCCTGGGGCATCGGATCTCCGGAAGCCGACCGTGCCGCTCGCCGCCTGTTCACGACCGCCGCTCTCGACGGCTGGCGCGTCAACCGTGCCGGCGCCGTCGATCCGTACCGGCTGGCGAGGATCCCGATCCTGCGGAGCGACGGCCAGATGTTCTTCCGGGCGAAGGTTCGCGGTCGGCTCAACGGCGAGGCGTTCCTCTATCGGGCTGCGCGTCGCGGTCCGTGGCGGCCGAAATGA
- a CDS encoding GNAT family N-acetyltransferase, which produces MMALDLDLRSYRPEDEPRVLELLGASLGGGPAGERPPEFFRWKHFANPFGSSYMLLAESDGRIAGLRAFMRWRWTAGDRTFSAVRAVDTATHPDFQGKGIFSKLTLRALDDLRAEGVDFVFNTPNPASLAGYLKMGWSIVGQAPIRIRVRRPIRFATRFRGVDKEPGTPPVVHAGASSEVLGQVRGLPELLADAAPPDARLRTPRDATYLGWRYGDAPLLDYRAVAETEGGTLRGLAIFRVRPRGGLWETTLSELIVRPGDRSTARRLLRRVRRSAAVDHLACHFAPGTAADAAVRGSGYMKAPRGMTFVVNPLQDALVPDPHDLGSWALSIGDLEVF; this is translated from the coding sequence ATGATGGCGCTCGATCTCGACCTTCGCTCCTATCGACCCGAGGACGAGCCGCGCGTGCTTGAGCTGCTGGGCGCGTCGCTCGGCGGCGGTCCGGCCGGCGAGCGTCCTCCCGAGTTCTTCCGGTGGAAGCACTTCGCCAATCCGTTCGGCAGCTCCTACATGCTCCTCGCCGAGTCCGACGGCCGCATCGCGGGCTTGCGAGCGTTCATGCGCTGGCGCTGGACCGCAGGCGATCGCACGTTCAGCGCGGTGCGTGCCGTGGACACGGCAACGCATCCGGATTTCCAAGGCAAGGGCATCTTCTCGAAGCTCACCCTGCGGGCCCTCGACGACCTGCGCGCCGAAGGTGTCGACTTCGTGTTCAACACTCCCAATCCCGCCAGCCTCGCCGGCTATCTCAAGATGGGATGGAGCATCGTGGGACAGGCGCCGATCCGGATCCGGGTCCGGCGGCCGATCCGGTTCGCCACCCGCTTCCGTGGAGTCGACAAGGAGCCGGGAACGCCGCCGGTCGTACACGCGGGCGCGTCTTCGGAGGTGCTCGGCCAGGTTCGGGGGCTCCCCGAGTTGCTCGCCGACGCGGCACCGCCGGACGCGCGCCTGCGGACGCCGCGCGACGCGACCTACCTCGGTTGGCGCTACGGCGACGCCCCGCTCCTCGACTATCGTGCGGTCGCCGAGACCGAGGGCGGAACCCTTCGAGGGCTCGCGATCTTCCGGGTTCGTCCCCGGGGTGGATTGTGGGAGACGACGCTTTCCGAGCTGATCGTCCGGCCGGGTGACCGATCCACGGCCCGCCGGCTGCTCCGGCGGGTCCGTCGCTCGGCTGCGGTGGATCACCTGGCCTGCCATTTCGCCCCGGGCACCGCCGCCGACGCAGCCGTGCGAGGCTCCGGTTACATGAAGGCGCCCCGCGGGATGACGTTCGTCGTTAACCCTTTGCAAGACGCGCTCGTCCCCGATCCGCACGACCTGGGGTCCTGGGCGCTGTCGATCGGCGATCTGGAGGTGTTCTAG
- a CDS encoding glycosyltransferase family 4 protein, with translation MTAGASDPRRIKVLLLIDSLQGGGAERSLAEMLPGLRRRGVDPIVVCLRRSAEGVEDQVRGRFDLRYLAAGRFPGRVRAVRRIIRTERPDLVHTTLLQSDLVGRLAAIGTPVTVLTSLVNTSYDPVRFADPRIRPWVFRIVQRIDGLTARRLTAHFHAITGAVKDHNVEALRLRADRVTVIERGRDDARLGRGSDDRRRASRRALDLADDAEVVVTLGRQEYQKGQRFLLEAVERLAQQRPRLVLLMLGRRGAASPELDGLLRRPLLAERVKVLGHRDDAPDVLAAADLFAFPSLFEGLGGSLIEAMALGLPIVASDLPAIREVLERGNDGNATLVPPGTSEPLAAAIDDLLSDRGKAGRFGARSRRIFEERFTLDRSIDRMAGLYRALVADRAGARSVVMAGRTQGTREESTR, from the coding sequence ATGACCGCCGGCGCGTCTGATCCGAGACGGATCAAGGTGCTCCTCCTTATCGACAGCTTGCAGGGGGGCGGTGCCGAGCGCTCGCTCGCCGAGATGCTTCCCGGCTTGCGGCGACGCGGCGTCGATCCGATCGTCGTCTGTTTGAGGCGCAGCGCTGAAGGCGTCGAGGATCAGGTTCGGGGCCGTTTCGATCTGCGGTACCTCGCGGCCGGACGCTTCCCCGGAAGAGTTCGAGCGGTGCGCCGGATCATCCGCACCGAACGACCGGACCTGGTCCACACGACGCTGCTTCAGAGCGACCTCGTCGGAAGGCTCGCGGCGATCGGTACGCCCGTCACGGTTCTGACCAGCCTCGTCAACACGTCATACGACCCGGTCCGTTTCGCCGATCCGCGGATCCGGCCGTGGGTGTTTCGCATCGTTCAGCGGATCGATGGCCTGACGGCGAGACGGCTGACCGCGCACTTCCACGCGATCACCGGCGCGGTCAAGGACCACAACGTCGAGGCGCTTCGCCTCCGAGCGGATCGCGTCACGGTCATCGAGCGGGGCCGGGACGACGCGCGGCTCGGTCGAGGCTCCGACGACCGCCGCAGGGCATCGCGCCGGGCGCTCGACCTCGCCGACGACGCCGAGGTCGTCGTCACGCTCGGGCGCCAGGAATACCAGAAGGGTCAGCGCTTCCTGCTCGAGGCGGTCGAACGGCTTGCACAGCAGCGGCCGCGGCTCGTCCTGCTCATGCTCGGGCGACGCGGCGCCGCCTCACCGGAACTGGACGGGCTTCTTCGCCGGCCGCTCCTCGCCGAGCGCGTCAAGGTGCTCGGTCACCGCGACGATGCGCCCGACGTGCTGGCCGCAGCCGACCTTTTCGCGTTCCCGTCCTTGTTCGAGGGGCTCGGTGGATCGCTGATCGAGGCGATGGCGCTCGGGCTGCCGATCGTCGCGTCCGACCTGCCGGCCATCCGTGAGGTGCTCGAGCGGGGGAACGACGGCAACGCTACGCTCGTCCCGCCGGGCACGTCGGAGCCGCTCGCCGCAGCGATCGACGATCTGCTGTCCGATCGCGGCAAGGCCGGGCGGTTCGGAGCTCGGAGCCGGCGGATCTTCGAGGAACGCTTCACGCTCGACCGGAGCATCGACCGGATGGCCGGCCTCTACCGTGCGCTGGTCGCCGACCGGGCGGGCGCGCGCTCCGTCGTGATGGCAGGCCGCACCCAAGGCACTCGAGAGGAATCCACGAGATGA
- a CDS encoding glycosyltransferase: protein MLHVITGTARRGAETFAVDLAEALAERGRSGRTVALTGDSAPGGLPVDVLGDRPLGTRTLRALRKEASRANVVVAHGSSAVVACAIATLGTRTSFVYRNIGDPSFWLDTPRRRRQMRWILSRASATVALWDSSATQLRALGGRAIEIIPTGVPSRLFPPIEPEERWLAREHLGLDPSAPVAVYVGSLSGEKNVGVAVSAIASIDGATLLLVGDGPDRASLEELAARAAPGRIRFIGTRGRPREELAAADVLVLPSKTEGIPAVLIEAAFSELPVVASDVGGIPQIVAHGRTGYLVPPGDSPALAGAVREAMAAGRAMGRVAREHCTERFEIAPVADAWESLLAGLGAWSERR, encoded by the coding sequence GTGTTGCATGTCATCACCGGAACGGCGCGACGCGGAGCCGAGACCTTCGCCGTCGACCTGGCAGAAGCACTTGCGGAACGAGGGAGGTCGGGACGGACGGTCGCGCTGACGGGCGACTCCGCGCCGGGCGGCCTTCCCGTCGACGTGCTGGGCGACCGGCCGCTCGGAACGCGGACGCTTCGCGCGCTTCGAAAGGAAGCGAGCCGCGCGAACGTAGTGGTCGCCCACGGCTCGAGTGCGGTCGTCGCCTGCGCGATCGCGACGCTGGGAACCCGGACGTCATTCGTGTACCGCAACATCGGGGACCCATCGTTCTGGCTGGACACGCCCCGCCGGCGGCGCCAGATGCGTTGGATCCTGTCACGCGCGTCTGCCACCGTCGCGCTTTGGGACTCCTCGGCGACGCAGCTCCGCGCGCTCGGCGGTCGCGCGATCGAGATCATCCCGACCGGAGTGCCGTCGCGTCTCTTCCCGCCCATCGAGCCCGAGGAGCGATGGCTGGCTCGTGAGCATCTCGGACTCGACCCGTCGGCTCCGGTTGCGGTCTACGTCGGGAGCCTCAGTGGAGAAAAGAACGTGGGTGTTGCGGTGTCGGCGATCGCGTCGATCGACGGCGCAACGCTTCTGCTGGTCGGCGATGGGCCCGACCGAGCTTCACTCGAGGAACTCGCGGCTCGAGCGGCACCCGGCCGGATCCGGTTCATCGGCACCCGCGGGCGGCCTCGCGAGGAGCTCGCCGCCGCAGACGTTCTGGTCCTCCCGAGCAAGACCGAAGGGATCCCCGCCGTGCTGATCGAAGCGGCCTTCTCGGAGCTGCCCGTCGTCGCGTCGGACGTCGGCGGTATCCCGCAGATCGTCGCCCACGGACGCACCGGCTATCTGGTTCCGCCGGGAGACTCGCCGGCGCTCGCCGGCGCCGTCCGGGAAGCGATGGCCGCCGGCCGTGCCATGGGTCGCGTCGCGCGCGAGCACTGCACCGAGCGGTTCGAGATCGCGCCGGTCGCCGATGCGTGGGAGTCGCTGCTGGCCGGGCTCGGCGCGTGGAGTGAGAGGCGATGA
- a CDS encoding amino acid adenylation domain-containing protein: MDYLLHHLLRSSAERYPDRIAVEDRDRSITYRDLAARSNQLANLLIARGVRRGDRVGFYLDKSMESVIAIYGIMSTGAAYVPFDPRAPISRLAYIARNAGMTHLVSGVEKAGQWEALVAEGAPIEHLVVLNADTVPEGAPSSVASWAGSDVDGFPTVVPDVAQVHHDLAYILYTSGSTGDPKGVMLSHLNALTFVDWTVDEFGVTTEDRLSGHAPLHFDLSVFDLYAAAAVGATVVLVPPETSVFPREVVRFIESKRISVWYSVPSILSMLTMRGGLKPGDLPTLRTLLFAGEVFPTKYLRQLMGLLPRVRFANLYGPTETNVCTWYEVPQLEPERDEPIPIGKGIPNVECYVVGEDGTLVRPGEVGELWVRGSTVMQGYWGDAERTAKGLIANPFGGPLTDRIYKTGDLVQEDADGNYRFLGRRDNQIKSRGYRIELGDVETAIYAHPDVVECAVVAVPDELVTNRLKAFVVVRNGLSRSDLIHFLGERIPPYMVPDMVEFRDALPKTSTGKIERRALSALSG; encoded by the coding sequence ATGGACTACCTTCTCCATCATCTCCTTCGCTCGTCGGCCGAACGCTATCCCGACCGGATCGCGGTCGAGGATCGCGATCGATCGATCACGTATCGCGACCTCGCGGCTCGGTCGAATCAGCTCGCGAACCTGCTGATCGCACGCGGCGTTCGCCGTGGGGACCGCGTCGGGTTCTATCTCGACAAGTCGATGGAATCGGTGATCGCGATCTACGGGATCATGTCGACGGGAGCCGCGTACGTTCCGTTCGATCCACGCGCCCCGATCTCGCGGCTCGCCTACATCGCTCGGAACGCCGGCATGACCCACCTGGTGTCCGGGGTGGAGAAGGCCGGCCAGTGGGAAGCGCTGGTCGCGGAGGGCGCGCCGATCGAGCATCTGGTGGTGCTCAACGCGGATACCGTGCCCGAGGGGGCGCCGTCGTCGGTCGCCTCGTGGGCGGGATCCGACGTCGACGGGTTCCCGACCGTTGTGCCCGACGTCGCTCAGGTACATCACGACCTGGCGTACATCCTCTACACCTCCGGATCAACGGGGGATCCTAAGGGTGTGATGCTTTCCCACCTGAACGCGCTCACCTTCGTGGATTGGACGGTCGACGAGTTCGGCGTCACGACCGAGGACCGGCTTTCCGGCCACGCGCCCCTGCATTTCGATCTCTCCGTCTTCGACCTGTACGCCGCGGCCGCGGTCGGGGCGACCGTCGTGCTCGTCCCGCCGGAAACCTCGGTCTTCCCGCGTGAGGTCGTGCGCTTCATCGAATCCAAACGCATCAGCGTCTGGTACTCGGTGCCCTCGATCCTCAGCATGCTCACGATGCGCGGCGGCCTCAAGCCCGGCGATCTGCCGACGCTGCGCACCCTTCTCTTCGCCGGCGAGGTGTTCCCGACGAAGTACCTGCGCCAGCTGATGGGCCTGCTTCCTCGCGTGCGCTTCGCGAACCTGTACGGTCCGACGGAGACAAACGTGTGCACGTGGTACGAGGTTCCCCAACTCGAACCCGAACGTGACGAGCCGATCCCTATCGGTAAGGGGATCCCCAACGTCGAGTGCTACGTCGTCGGTGAGGACGGCACGCTCGTCCGGCCCGGCGAGGTCGGCGAGCTCTGGGTTCGCGGCTCGACCGTCATGCAAGGCTACTGGGGAGACGCGGAACGGACGGCGAAGGGTCTGATCGCCAACCCGTTCGGCGGCCCGCTCACGGACCGGATCTACAAGACGGGAGACCTCGTCCAAGAGGACGCCGACGGCAACTACCGGTTCCTCGGCCGGCGCGACAACCAGATCAAGAGCCGCGGGTACCGGATCGAGCTCGGCGACGTGGAGACGGCGATCTACGCGCACCCCGACGTCGTCGAGTGCGCCGTCGTCGCCGTCCCCGACGAGCTCGTGACGAACCGCCTCAAGGCGTTCGTCGTCGTTCGCAACGGTTTGAGCCGGTCCGACCTGATCCATTTCCTCGGCGAGCGGATCCCTCCCTATATGGTGCCGGACATGGTCGAGTTTCGTGACGCGCTCCCGAAGACCTCGACCGGCAAGATCGAGCGGCGGGCTCTGAGCGCGCTATCGGGGTAG